The Faecalibacterium sp. I3-3-33 DNA window ACGGCGCGGCGTCCGTCCAGCACTGTGCCCATGTCCATGACCAGCTCCCCGGTGTGGAGCATCAGCTGGGTGTAGCGCTTTTCCGGCATGCCGCTGTGGGCGGCTACAAAACCGGTGATGCGCTGCTGCATCTGCTCAAAGCAGTGCATGGTCTGCGGCACGCCTAAGATCAGCCCGGAGTGCCGCACCGGATGCACTGTCATGGTGGCGGTGGGGACAATAAAGCTGTGCCGCGCGCTGACCGCCAGCGGGATGCCGATGGAGTGCCCGCCGCCCAGCACCAGTGTGGCGCTGGGCTTGGAGATACTGGCGATCAGCTCTGCCAGTGCAAGGCCGGTCTCCACATCGCCGCCCACCGTGTTCAGCAGCACCAGCAGCCCCTCGATGCGGGGGTCCTCCTGTACCGCCACCAGCTGGGGGATGACGTGCTCGTATTTGGTGGTCTTTTGCCCCTGCGGCGCTTCGGTATGCCCTTCGATCTGGCCGATGACGGTCAGGCAGTGGATGACATGACCGCCCCGGCTCAGGGTGACCGTGCCCAGATCTTCGATATCCTCTTTTTCCATCCGGTGCTGCTCTGCGGGGGTGTCTTTTGCCGTATCCATGCGCGTTCTCCTTCCGTAGCGGGGTCTTTGTGGGGTCAGTATCCCCCGGCAGCCGGGGAAGTATGCAGGAGAAAAGAAACAAAAAACTTTGTGAATTTTTTGCTTTTTTACAAATAGGTATTTGACATTCGCCTTTCATGCTGTATACTTTAAATAATATAACAGGATAAAACGGAACATCTCTCTGCGCGCAAAGAAGCCCCTTGCATGGCGGCAGAAGCTGCAGCGCGTTGGGCAGAAAGGAGAATTTTCCTATGAACACCCCCCAAAAAGCATCGATCCCTGTGATCAAGCGTCTCCCCAAATATTACCGGTATCTGCGCTCCTTGCAGGCCGACGGCATTACCAGCATCTCCTCCCGGGAGCTGGCTTCCCAGATGGGCACCACCGCCTCGCAGGTGCGGCAGGACTTCAACTGCATCGGTGACGTGAACGGACGGCAGGGCATCGGCTACTCGGTGGAGAACCTGCTTTCCATTCTGGAAAGCCTGCTGTTCGGCAACGGCGACCGCCTGCCCACCATTCTGATCGGCTGCGGCCGTTTGGGCAAGGCGGTGAGCCGCTTTATCACCACCGACACCAACGGTTACAAACTGATCGCCGCTTTTGATGTGGCTGAAAACGAGGTGGGCAAGGAGATCAGCGGCATCCGCATCCGGCACATTGACGAGCTGGAGGCATTCTGCGAGGAAAACAAGCCCAAGGTGGCGGTGCTCTGTGTGCCCCGCGATGGTGCACAGCAGGTGAGCGGACGGCTGGTGGATCTGGGCATCGAGGGCTTCTGGAACTTCTCCCACTATGACCTGTCGGTGCCTTACCCCGATGTGGTGGTGGAAAACGTCCATCTGGGCGACAGCCTGATGAGCTTGGGCTACCGTCTGCGCAATCAGGAGTGACGGCATGGCAAAATTGTATTTCCGCTACGGTGCCATGAACAGCGGCAAGAGCACGGCGCTGATGCAGGTGGCACACAACTACGAAGAGCAGGGCATGAAGGTGCTCATTTTAAAGCCGCAGGTGGATACCAAGGGCGGCGGGGAGCTGGTGAGCCGTCTGGGCGTGCGCCGCAAAGCAGACCTGCTGATCCCGCCGGAGCTGGACGTGTTTGCAGCTGTGAAGGCGGCAAACGATGCCGCCGGGCCGCTGGCCTGTGTGCTGTGCGACGAGAGCCAGTTCTTCACCCCGGAGCAGGCCGAGCAGCTGTTCATGGTCACGGTAGATCTGAACATCCCGGTGATCTGCTACGGTCTGCGGGCAGATTTTTCCCTCAAGGGATTCCCGGGCTCTACCCGTCTGCTGGAGCTGGCGCACACCATCGAGGAGATGAAGACGATATGCACCTGCGGGCGCAAGGCCATCTGCAACTGCCGCAAGGTGAACGGGCAGTTCGTCTTTGAGGGCGAGCAGGTAGCCATCGACCTTGAAAACGATGTGCAGTACGTCAGCATGTGCCCCCAGTGCTACTTCAAAGCGCGGCGGGCGTTCTACGCTGCAAAGGAAAACTGAGATACTTTTATATTATATACAAGCCGCTGCACCGTGCCGGGTGCAGCGGCTTTTTTGCGTGGAATGAACCCTCTCAGGCGCTCCCGCGCCAGCTCTCCCGAAGGGAGAGCCAAGCCGTAAGGTTTATCGCTAAAGTATTAGGTATACCGAGGAAGCTTCCGGCAGTGCTCTTGGCTCTCCCTTTGGGAGAGCTGTTACCGCAGGTGACTGAGAGGGCGAGGACGCTGCCCTTGGGGAAGGTGACTGCGAACGCAGTGAGCAGACGGAAGGGGTACCCCCCATAGGCTGTATACAGACTGATATATCAATTTGTTGCATTTAGAGGGACTGATATATCAACTGGGCGAAATACGCACGTTTTTTGCACTATTGATATATCAGTTGCGGCGGGACATTTGTCTGCTGAAGGGGAGAACGGGCTAAAGAAGATGGGTATGGGTGGCAGCTGCAAAGCGTGAAATTTTACAGGCAGAACGGCAAATGTAACAGGAATTATTGAAATTTTTGCCGTTATGCCCCTGTTGCATCCCAGATTTTTATGCAAGTCATTGAAGTATACAAGTTGCACAGTTTTTCAGCGCAAGTTTATTCATTTCGGCAAGGACGTCGAATCTGTTCTGAAAACAAGGGCAATATTTGTACGTTTTTATCCTGTATCACTGTAAATTGCATCTTTCTTTTTCTTGTGGCTTTTGTTATCATAATTGTATACAAGGGGGCATGTGCAGACCCCCTGCATGAAGATGTTTTCTATTAGGAGGAGAACAAAAATGAGCAAGGCAATTTCTCGTCGTAACTTCCTGATGGCTACCGGCGCTGTCGGTGCTGCAGGTCTGCTGGCTGCCTGCGGCAGCAAGCCCGCTGCTTCTTCCACCGCTTCTTCCGCTGCTTCTCAGGCTCCCGCTGCTTCCGCAGATGAGAGTCTGGCTCTGTCTGACGGTCCCGTCAACCTGAGCATCAGCTGGTGGGGCGGCGACAGCCGTCACGCTGCTTACCAGAGCGCTCTGGAGGCTTTCCACACCGAATACTCCAACATCACCGTGGAGCCCACCTTCGCCGCATGGTCCGGCTGGGAAGAGAAGATGGCTGCTGCCTTCATCGCAGGCAACGCGCAGGATGTGTGCCAGGTGAACTGGAACTGGCTGTACAACTACTCTGCCGACGGCAGCAAGTTCGTGGATCTGAACACTGCTTCCAAGTTCATCGACCTGACCCAGTGGGATGCCGCTGCTATGGACGCTTGCTATGTGGCCAACAGCCAGCAGTGCGTGCCCGTCTCCATGACCGGCCGTATCTTCTACTGGAACATGACCACCTTTAATAAGGCTGGCATCACCGAGGTTCCCAAGTCTCTGGACGATCTGATGGCTGCCGGTAAGGCTTTCCAGGAGAAGCTGGGCGACGATTACTACCCCATGCACCTGGGCGCATACGACCGTATGATCCTGATGGTGTTCTACCTCGAGTCCAAGTACGGCAAGGACTGGGCAGATCCCGTTACCTCCACCCTGAACTACACCGAGGAGGAGATCGCTGAGGGTCTGGCCTTCATCAAGAGCCTGGTGGACAACCACGTCATGATGAACCTGAAGACCTACTACTCCGCAAACTCCGATACCGCTACCCACCAGTCTAACGAGTGGATCACCGGTAAGATCGCAGGCATCTTCGAGTGGGATTCCGCTGCTACCAAGTACGCTTCCGCTCTGGACGACAGCAACAAGGACGGCTTCACCGTGGGCGAGGAGATCAAGTTCGGCGACAACAACGGCGGCTTCTCCAAGGTGTCCATGGGTCTGGCTATCACCAAGACCTGCAAGAACGTTGCCGAGGCTGC harbors:
- a CDS encoding ClpP family protease, with amino-acid sequence MDTAKDTPAEQHRMEKEDIEDLGTVTLSRGGHVIHCLTVIGQIEGHTEAPQGQKTTKYEHVIPQLVAVQEDPRIEGLLVLLNTVGGDVETGLALAELIASISKPSATLVLGGGHSIGIPLAVSARHSFIVPTATMTVHPVRHSGLILGVPQTMHCFEQMQQRITGFVAAHSGMPEKRYTQLMLHTGELVMDMGTVLDGRRAVKEKLIDELGGLSDALAWLYKEIERG
- a CDS encoding redox-sensing transcriptional repressor Rex, yielding MNTPQKASIPVIKRLPKYYRYLRSLQADGITSISSRELASQMGTTASQVRQDFNCIGDVNGRQGIGYSVENLLSILESLLFGNGDRLPTILIGCGRLGKAVSRFITTDTNGYKLIAAFDVAENEVGKEISGIRIRHIDELEAFCEENKPKVAVLCVPRDGAQQVSGRLVDLGIEGFWNFSHYDLSVPYPDVVVENVHLGDSLMSLGYRLRNQE
- a CDS encoding thymidine kinase translates to MAKLYFRYGAMNSGKSTALMQVAHNYEEQGMKVLILKPQVDTKGGGELVSRLGVRRKADLLIPPELDVFAAVKAANDAAGPLACVLCDESQFFTPEQAEQLFMVTVDLNIPVICYGLRADFSLKGFPGSTRLLELAHTIEEMKTICTCGRKAICNCRKVNGQFVFEGEQVAIDLENDVQYVSMCPQCYFKARRAFYAAKEN
- a CDS encoding ABC transporter substrate-binding protein; the protein is MSKAISRRNFLMATGAVGAAGLLAACGSKPAASSTASSAASQAPAASADESLALSDGPVNLSISWWGGDSRHAAYQSALEAFHTEYSNITVEPTFAAWSGWEEKMAAAFIAGNAQDVCQVNWNWLYNYSADGSKFVDLNTASKFIDLTQWDAAAMDACYVANSQQCVPVSMTGRIFYWNMTTFNKAGITEVPKSLDDLMAAGKAFQEKLGDDYYPMHLGAYDRMILMVFYLESKYGKDWADPVTSTLNYTEEEIAEGLAFIKSLVDNHVMMNLKTYYSANSDTATHQSNEWITGKIAGIFEWDSAATKYASALDDSNKDGFTVGEEIKFGDNNGGFSKVSMGLAITKTCKNVAEAATLINFLLNEEKGASIMGSECGIPASKAGLKFAQDAGAVKSLVADANAKVMAFTTNKLDPLFENNDLKASGTGIYQEVFDNIDYGDQTPEEAVETLLDGMESVGYTVG